The Micropterus dolomieu isolate WLL.071019.BEF.003 ecotype Adirondacks linkage group LG22, ASM2129224v1, whole genome shotgun sequence genome contains a region encoding:
- the LOC123961794 gene encoding retinol dehydrogenase 13-like isoform X4 — protein MQSFTAIRSFVFKYPKTITVVTVTGVGLFGVKKWMAGGVCHSKASLDGKTVLITGGNTGIGKETAVDLARRGARVILACRDMDRANKAAEDVRKRSGNENVTVKKLDLASLRSVRQLAKDVLASEERLDILINNAGVMCCPKWQTEDGFEMQFGVNHLGHFLLTNCLLDLLKKSAPSRIINVSSLAHERGQIYFDDIHQEKDYHPWKSYAQSKLANVLFTRELANRLQGTGVTTYSLHPGIIRTELGRHFWPTMPLWKRVVYAPLRFLIKSPKEGAQTTIYCAVMESLQNESGLYYRRIGLLGRGGFQAPEWHWAQQPPSEH, from the exons ATGCAGAGCTTCACAGCGATAAGGTCGTTTGTTTTCAAGTATCCTAAAACTATTACTGTGGTCACAGTAACAG GAGTGGGCCTTTTTGGTGTGAAGAAATGGATGGCAGGTGGAGTGTGTCACAGCAAAGCCTCGTTGGATGGAAAGACTGTCTTGATCACTGGCGGCAACACTGGGATCGGCAAAGAAACTGCTGTTGATCTGGCTAGAAGGG GTGCGAGGGTCATTCTGGCCTGTAGAGACATGGACAGAGCTAATAAAGCTGCAGAGGACGTGAGAAAGAGGAGTGGGAATGAAAATGTTACTGTTAAGAAGTTGGACTTGGCTTCTCTACGGTCAGTACGACAATTAGCCAAAGATGTCCTAGCAAGTGAAGAGAGGCTGGACATTCTCATCAATAATGCAG GTGTTATGTGCTGTCCAAAATGGCAGACTGAAGATGGCTTTGAAATGCAGTTTGGCGTGAACCACCTGGGCCACTTCCTTTTAACAAACTGCCTTTTGGATCTCCTGAAGAAGTCGGCTCCAAGCCGCATCATCAATGTCTCCAGTTTAGCTCATGAAAGAG GTCAAATCTATTTTGATGACATACATCAAGAGAAAGATTACCACCCTTGGAAAAGCTACGCGCAAAGTAAACTAGCTAATGTCCTCTTTACAAGGGAGCTGGCTAACAGGCTACAAG GTACCGGAGTAACGACATACAGCCTCCACCCTGGAATAATCCGGACTGAGCTTGGCCGACACTTCTGGCCCACGATGCCCCTGTGGAAGAGAGTTGTCTATGCACCACTCAGGTTCCTCATCAAGTCTCCAAAAGAAGGGGCTCAAACCACCATCTACTGCGCTGTTATGGAAAGCTTGCAGAATGAAAGTGGACTCTACTACAG GAGGATTGGACTGCTGGGAAGAGGAGGATTTCAGGCACCAGAATGGCACTGGGCTCaacagcctcccagtgaacactgA
- the LOC123961794 gene encoding retinol dehydrogenase 13-like isoform X5 produces the protein MQSFTAIRSFVFKYPKTITVVTVTGVGLFGVKKWMAGGVCHSKASLDGKTVLITGGNTGIGKETAVDLARRGARVILACRDMDRANKAAEDVRKRSGNENVTVKKLDLASLRSVRQLAKDVLASEERLDILINNAGVMCCPKWQTEDGFEMQFGVNHLGHFLLTNCLLDLLKKSAPSRIINVSSLAHERGQIYFDDIHQEKDYHPWKSYAQSKLANVLFTRELANRLQGTGVTTYSLHPGIIRTELGRHFWPTMPLWKRVVYAPLRFLIKSPKEGAQTTIYCAVMESLQNESGLYYRLQCAVSPWHHST, from the exons ATGCAGAGCTTCACAGCGATAAGGTCGTTTGTTTTCAAGTATCCTAAAACTATTACTGTGGTCACAGTAACAG GAGTGGGCCTTTTTGGTGTGAAGAAATGGATGGCAGGTGGAGTGTGTCACAGCAAAGCCTCGTTGGATGGAAAGACTGTCTTGATCACTGGCGGCAACACTGGGATCGGCAAAGAAACTGCTGTTGATCTGGCTAGAAGGG GTGCGAGGGTCATTCTGGCCTGTAGAGACATGGACAGAGCTAATAAAGCTGCAGAGGACGTGAGAAAGAGGAGTGGGAATGAAAATGTTACTGTTAAGAAGTTGGACTTGGCTTCTCTACGGTCAGTACGACAATTAGCCAAAGATGTCCTAGCAAGTGAAGAGAGGCTGGACATTCTCATCAATAATGCAG GTGTTATGTGCTGTCCAAAATGGCAGACTGAAGATGGCTTTGAAATGCAGTTTGGCGTGAACCACCTGGGCCACTTCCTTTTAACAAACTGCCTTTTGGATCTCCTGAAGAAGTCGGCTCCAAGCCGCATCATCAATGTCTCCAGTTTAGCTCATGAAAGAG GTCAAATCTATTTTGATGACATACATCAAGAGAAAGATTACCACCCTTGGAAAAGCTACGCGCAAAGTAAACTAGCTAATGTCCTCTTTACAAGGGAGCTGGCTAACAGGCTACAAG GTACCGGAGTAACGACATACAGCCTCCACCCTGGAATAATCCGGACTGAGCTTGGCCGACACTTCTGGCCCACGATGCCCCTGTGGAAGAGAGTTGTCTATGCACCACTCAGGTTCCTCATCAAGTCTCCAAAAGAAGGGGCTCAAACCACCATCTACTGCGCTGTTATGGAAAGCTTGCAGAATGAAAGTGGACTCTACTACAG GTTACAGTGTGCTGTATCTCCCTGGCACCATAGCACATGA
- the ankrd34c gene encoding ankyrin repeat domain-containing protein 34C, producing MADILELRTDGNSLLKAVWLRRLRLTRLLLEGGAYINESNERGETPLMVACMSKHTDQQSVSKSKLVKYLLDNQADPNIQDKAGRTALMHACIHRAGHEVVDHLLGNGADPSLEDRSGASALVYAINADDKETLKLLLDACKAKGKEVIIITTDKSPSGTKTTKQYLNVPPSPELDERSSPSYCTSPSDIDVTASPTPEQEQQNTVFNFQTKLKTSSSASKLANGPTSPTRRHVNPKRARLPQLKRLQSEPWGLIAPSVLAAAATHEENKKASPDEDVVAGVNGLSLSKRSALSRHNSVDGKDSLFPLVGDQPCKMTTSLSVPPTSKASYDRSLGQHQPLARRSTVPTEQESSSCSSGLVSLRDTMHRRRLGNDHYDSDSQLYSDSAMLDSPKVPVERRKLNTSPLAMLTSSRESLDSNASPSSPSTARRRAPGLLERRGSGTLLLDHISHTRPGHLPPLNINLNPPIPDIGASSKPSSPLATGIRSIAPVAPNTPKRGGLKSKKKLVRRHSMQVEQMKQLSDFEELAH from the coding sequence ATGGCAGATATATTGGAGCTGCGGACAGATGGAAACTCACTTCTGAAGGCAGTGTGGCTCAGACGCTTGAGACTCACCAGGCTCCTGTTGGAAGGAGGTGCGTATATCAATGAGAGCAATGAACGTGGAGAGACACCACTCATGGTGGCCTGCATGTCCAAACACACTGACCAGCAGAGTGTCAGCAAGTCGAAGCTGGTGAAGTATTTGCTGGACAACCAGGCGGACCCCAACATACAGGACAAAGCAGGTAGGACAGCTCTAATGCACGCCTGCATCCACAGGGCTGGACATGAAGTAGTGGATCACCTGCTAGGCAATGGAGCTGATCCCAGTCTGGAGGACAGGAGCGGGGCCTCAGCCCTGGTCTACGCCATAAACGCAGATGATAAGGAGACCCTAAAACTGCTCCTGGATGCATGTAAAGCTAAAGGCAAAGAGGTCATCATAATCACCACAGACAAGTCGCCATCCGGCACTAAAACGACCAAACAGTACCTAAATGTCCCCCCATCACCAGAGTTGGATGAGAGGTCCTCCCCATCATACTGCACCTCTCCGTCTGATATTGATGTGACTGCATCTCCCACACCTGAGCAAGAGCAACAAAATACAGTCTTCAATTTCCAGACAAAGCTGAAAACGTCTAGTTCAGCTTCGAAGCTCGCCAACGGGCCCACGTCTCCAACACGCCGACACGTAAACCCAAAACGCGCACGTTTGCCTCAGCTGAAAAGGCTGCAGTCAGAACCTTGGGGGCTAATTGCTCCCTCGGTCCTGGCTGCAGCTGCCACCCATGAGGAGAATAAGAAAGCCAGCCCTGATGAGGATGTTGTTGCAGGGGTGAACGGACTCTCTTTGAGTAAAAGGTCAGCTTTATCTAGACATAATAGTGTGGATGGGAAGGACAGCTTATTCCCACTGGTGGGTGATCAACCCTGCAAAATGACAACCTCACTGTCAGTTCCTCCAACATCCAAAGCATCATACGACAGATCGCTTGGCCAGCACCAGCCGCTGGCACGGCGCAGTACTGTGCCCACAGAGCAGgagagcagcagctgcagcagtggaCTCGTCAGTCTGAGAGACACAATGCATAGGAGACGTCTGGGGAATGATCACTATGACTCAGACTCACAGCTCTATTCAGACTCTGCCATGTTAGACTCTCCTAAGGTCCCAGTGGAGCGGAGGAAACTAAACACTTCTCCACTTGCGATGCTGACCAGTTCCAGAGAATCTCTAGACAGCAACGCCAGCCCATCCTCTCCCAGCACAGCACGCAGGCGTGCACCTGGCCTCCTGGAGAGGAGAGGCTCGGGCACGTTGCTGCTGGACCACATCTCCCACACCAGGCCCGGCCACCTGCCCCCTCTCAACATCAACCTGAACCCTCCCATTCCTGATATCGGGGCTAGTAGCAAGCCCTCGTCACCTCTGGCCACAGGTATTAGATCTATAGCTCCAGTAGCACCAAACACACCAAAGAGAGGCGGCCTCAAGTCCAAGAAGAAACTTGTGAGGAGGCACTCTATGCAAGTGGAGCAGATGAAACAGCTTTCTGATTTTGAAGAGCTGGCTCATTAG
- the LOC123961794 gene encoding retinol dehydrogenase 13-like isoform X2: MQSFTAIRSFVFKYPKTITVVTVTGVGLFGVKKWMAGGVCHSKASLDGKTVLITGGNTGIGKETAVDLARRGARVILACRDMDRANKAAEDVRKRSGNENVTVKKLDLASLRSVRQLAKDVLASEERLDILINNAGVMCCPKWQTEDGFEMQFGVNHLGHFLLTNCLLDLLKKSAPSRIINVSSLAHERGQIYFDDIHQEKDYHPWKSYAQSKLANVLFTRELANRLQGTGVTTYSLHPGIIRTELGRHFWPTMPLWKRVVYAPLRFLIKSPKEGAQTTIYCAVMESLQNESGLYYSNCTPKTAAPQGLDDEAAKKLWDMSASMVGLT, from the exons ATGCAGAGCTTCACAGCGATAAGGTCGTTTGTTTTCAAGTATCCTAAAACTATTACTGTGGTCACAGTAACAG GAGTGGGCCTTTTTGGTGTGAAGAAATGGATGGCAGGTGGAGTGTGTCACAGCAAAGCCTCGTTGGATGGAAAGACTGTCTTGATCACTGGCGGCAACACTGGGATCGGCAAAGAAACTGCTGTTGATCTGGCTAGAAGGG GTGCGAGGGTCATTCTGGCCTGTAGAGACATGGACAGAGCTAATAAAGCTGCAGAGGACGTGAGAAAGAGGAGTGGGAATGAAAATGTTACTGTTAAGAAGTTGGACTTGGCTTCTCTACGGTCAGTACGACAATTAGCCAAAGATGTCCTAGCAAGTGAAGAGAGGCTGGACATTCTCATCAATAATGCAG GTGTTATGTGCTGTCCAAAATGGCAGACTGAAGATGGCTTTGAAATGCAGTTTGGCGTGAACCACCTGGGCCACTTCCTTTTAACAAACTGCCTTTTGGATCTCCTGAAGAAGTCGGCTCCAAGCCGCATCATCAATGTCTCCAGTTTAGCTCATGAAAGAG GTCAAATCTATTTTGATGACATACATCAAGAGAAAGATTACCACCCTTGGAAAAGCTACGCGCAAAGTAAACTAGCTAATGTCCTCTTTACAAGGGAGCTGGCTAACAGGCTACAAG GTACCGGAGTAACGACATACAGCCTCCACCCTGGAATAATCCGGACTGAGCTTGGCCGACACTTCTGGCCCACGATGCCCCTGTGGAAGAGAGTTGTCTATGCACCACTCAGGTTCCTCATCAAGTCTCCAAAAGAAGGGGCTCAAACCACCATCTACTGCGCTGTTATGGAAAGCTTGCAGAATGAAAGTGGACTCTACTACAG CAACTGCACCCCTAAAACAGCAGCCCCTCAGGGTCTTGATGATGAAGCTGCCAAGAAGCTGTGGGATATGAGTGCCTCTATGGTTGGTCTGACATAA
- the LOC123961794 gene encoding retinol dehydrogenase 13-like isoform X6, protein MQSFTAIRSFVFKYPKTITVVTVTGVGLFGVKKWMAGGVCHSKASLDGKTVLITGGNTGIGKETAVDLARRGARVILACRDMDRANKAAEDVRKRSGNENVTVKKLDLASLRSVRQLAKDVLASEERLDILINNAGVMCCPKWQTEDGFEMQFGVNHLGHFLLTNCLLDLLKKSAPSRIINVSSLAHERGQIYFDDIHQEKDYHPWKSYAQSKLANVLFTRELANRLQGTGVTTYSLHPGIIRTELGRHFWPTMPLWKRVVYAPLRFLIKSPKEGAQTTIYCAVMESLQNESGLYYSCCRWKPS, encoded by the exons ATGCAGAGCTTCACAGCGATAAGGTCGTTTGTTTTCAAGTATCCTAAAACTATTACTGTGGTCACAGTAACAG GAGTGGGCCTTTTTGGTGTGAAGAAATGGATGGCAGGTGGAGTGTGTCACAGCAAAGCCTCGTTGGATGGAAAGACTGTCTTGATCACTGGCGGCAACACTGGGATCGGCAAAGAAACTGCTGTTGATCTGGCTAGAAGGG GTGCGAGGGTCATTCTGGCCTGTAGAGACATGGACAGAGCTAATAAAGCTGCAGAGGACGTGAGAAAGAGGAGTGGGAATGAAAATGTTACTGTTAAGAAGTTGGACTTGGCTTCTCTACGGTCAGTACGACAATTAGCCAAAGATGTCCTAGCAAGTGAAGAGAGGCTGGACATTCTCATCAATAATGCAG GTGTTATGTGCTGTCCAAAATGGCAGACTGAAGATGGCTTTGAAATGCAGTTTGGCGTGAACCACCTGGGCCACTTCCTTTTAACAAACTGCCTTTTGGATCTCCTGAAGAAGTCGGCTCCAAGCCGCATCATCAATGTCTCCAGTTTAGCTCATGAAAGAG GTCAAATCTATTTTGATGACATACATCAAGAGAAAGATTACCACCCTTGGAAAAGCTACGCGCAAAGTAAACTAGCTAATGTCCTCTTTACAAGGGAGCTGGCTAACAGGCTACAAG GTACCGGAGTAACGACATACAGCCTCCACCCTGGAATAATCCGGACTGAGCTTGGCCGACACTTCTGGCCCACGATGCCCCTGTGGAAGAGAGTTGTCTATGCACCACTCAGGTTCCTCATCAAGTCTCCAAAAGAAGGGGCTCAAACCACCATCTACTGCGCTGTTATGGAAAGCTTGCAGAATGAAAGTGGACTCTACTACAG CTGCTGCAGGTGGAAACCAAGTTGA
- the LOC123961794 gene encoding retinol dehydrogenase 13-like isoform X3 has translation MQSFTAIRSFVFKYPKTITVVTVTGVGLFGVKKWMAGGVCHSKASLDGKTVLITGGNTGIGKETAVDLARRGARVILACRDMDRANKAAEDVRKRSGNENVTVKKLDLASLRSVRQLAKDVLASEERLDILINNAGVMCCPKWQTEDGFEMQFGVNHLGHFLLTNCLLDLLKKSAPSRIINVSSLAHERGQIYFDDIHQEKDYHPWKSYAQSKLANVLFTRELANRLQGTGVTTYSLHPGIIRTELGRHFWPTMPLWKRVVYAPLRFLIKSPKEGAQTTIYCAVMESLQNESGLYYRTCSFHVTTRWQCQVNHHPDWGCVATRLLIST, from the exons ATGCAGAGCTTCACAGCGATAAGGTCGTTTGTTTTCAAGTATCCTAAAACTATTACTGTGGTCACAGTAACAG GAGTGGGCCTTTTTGGTGTGAAGAAATGGATGGCAGGTGGAGTGTGTCACAGCAAAGCCTCGTTGGATGGAAAGACTGTCTTGATCACTGGCGGCAACACTGGGATCGGCAAAGAAACTGCTGTTGATCTGGCTAGAAGGG GTGCGAGGGTCATTCTGGCCTGTAGAGACATGGACAGAGCTAATAAAGCTGCAGAGGACGTGAGAAAGAGGAGTGGGAATGAAAATGTTACTGTTAAGAAGTTGGACTTGGCTTCTCTACGGTCAGTACGACAATTAGCCAAAGATGTCCTAGCAAGTGAAGAGAGGCTGGACATTCTCATCAATAATGCAG GTGTTATGTGCTGTCCAAAATGGCAGACTGAAGATGGCTTTGAAATGCAGTTTGGCGTGAACCACCTGGGCCACTTCCTTTTAACAAACTGCCTTTTGGATCTCCTGAAGAAGTCGGCTCCAAGCCGCATCATCAATGTCTCCAGTTTAGCTCATGAAAGAG GTCAAATCTATTTTGATGACATACATCAAGAGAAAGATTACCACCCTTGGAAAAGCTACGCGCAAAGTAAACTAGCTAATGTCCTCTTTACAAGGGAGCTGGCTAACAGGCTACAAG GTACCGGAGTAACGACATACAGCCTCCACCCTGGAATAATCCGGACTGAGCTTGGCCGACACTTCTGGCCCACGATGCCCCTGTGGAAGAGAGTTGTCTATGCACCACTCAGGTTCCTCATCAAGTCTCCAAAAGAAGGGGCTCAAACCACCATCTACTGCGCTGTTATGGAAAGCTTGCAGAATGAAAGTGGACTCTACTACAG